TTAAATTAGCCCACTTAATTAGGCTCATTATTTGCTAGTCAGATCATCGTTTAATTTACCCAGCTTGATTATATATACCTATAAGGCACTTGGGACTACTGGACTAAGTAATATTTGTCAAAGCTCTACCAAACCGTTTTTGAAAGCTGTAACAACTGCTTGAGTCCTATCTGAGACATCTAGTTTCCTTAATATACTAGATACATGGTTTTTGACGGTTTTTTCGGATATCCCTAACTCTTCTGACAAATCATTGTTGCTGTAACCTTTGGCAAGTAAACCAAGTATTTCTCTCTCTCTAATAGTAAGATCACAATCTTCTTCAGACAAATTATTACCTTTAATTAAACCGGGGGAGTTTTTGGCCAAGCGATTGAAACCACCCAGTAATTTGTGAGTAACATTAGGATGTATAAAGCAATTTCCGTTAGCTACTTCTTCAATTGCCCTAGCTAATGTTGGTGTATCCACATCTTTTAGTAAATACCCAGAAGCGCCCTCTTTAACAATCTCAAACAGGTATTCTTCATCATCATGGATCGTTAGAGCTATTATTTTGACATCTGGATATGATTCTTTGACCTCTCTAGTTGCTTCTACCCCATTTATGTAAGGCATGTTAATATCCATGAGTACCACATCAGGTTTAAGCAATTTTACTTTTTCTAGAACTTCCTCCCCATTTTGTGCCTCACCACAAACTTCTAAATTATTTTCCATGTCAATTATTTTTTTGAGGCCTGATCTAAATAAAATATGATCATCTGCTAACAAAACCCTAATATTATTTGTCTGATTATCATTCATAATAAACTTCCTCCCCTTCCTCTACTCCGGGAATTGGAACCTTAATGGAAATCCTTGTCCCTTTCTGGTGCTTTGAATTTATGTTAATATCTCCTCCAAGACTCATAACCCTTTCTCTCATATTAGTAAGGCCAAATTTTTCTGACTTGATATTTTCTAATTCCCAATTAGAGTCGAAACCCTTGCCATCGTCTCTAATATTAATCTGAACCTTATCTTCTCCAAATTCAGCCTTGATCCAAAATGTTTTGGCTTCAGAATGTTTTTTGATGTTATTTAGTGCCTCCTGAACAGTTCTAAAGAGGGCAATCTCTAAGTCTCTATTAAAGCGTTGTTCTTCACCAAAAACTTTTAGCTCACCTTTTATGTTAGTATCCTCTTCAACCCCCTGTATTAATCTTCTTATAGCAGGTACAAGGCCTAAGTCATCTAAGGTCATAGGACGCAGGTCAAATATAATCTTTCTTACGTCTTTTAGGTTTTCTCTTACCTGTGCTTTTAGTTCTGCTAGTTCTTCTTTAATGGTTTTTGGCTTCTCACCAGCGTCAATCAACTTTTCACAGTATTCGGCCCTAAAGACCATGTTAGCTAGGCTTTGGGCCGGGCCGTCATGTATCTCACGAGCGACTCTTCTTCTCTCTTCTTCCTGAGCTCTGATTATTTTAGTACCTATATCTTTTCTTTTCTCTAGATCTTGAAGGGTCTCTTGAAGTCCGCCAAGTCCCTGGGATAAGTAAGATTCAATGACTCCAAGTTGATTCATTATTTTTTCCGCTTTTTCTATTGTTTTCTTTAGATTTCTTAAACGCATCTCTGTTTCATTTCTTTTATGACGTATTTGGTACTCCCTTTCTTTCATAACATTAAGTTTAGCCCTTAGGTCATTTGCCTGTTCATAGGCTTCCTTTATGTTTTTTTCTAAATATGTATCAAAGTTTTTGCTCACTTCAGCAAGTTTAAGCCTTGAGCGATAGTATTTTTTCTCTAGCTTATCTACTTCTTTTATGACCTCTGTTGTTTGATTTTTTAGCTTTATCAAATCTCTTTTTAGCTGTTCATGTTCATTCCTAGCAGATTCAGTTATTTCAAATATCTGAACCTTTCCGTCCTGGATACTTGAGATGGTTTTTTTTAGAACCTCATCTATAGAATTAAAGTCCAGCCCTTCAATTTTATTTTTGCTGTACGCAATTTTTTCAGGCATTATTAATTCCTCCGCATTTGAGACATAAATGACATAAGGCTTGATCTAATGTCATTTTTCAATCTAAGTCGACTTTCTTCTCGCTTTTTCTTAAATACTAAACTAAAAAAAGACCCCAGCCAACTGTCCGGGGTCTTAAGATTGCTTGGCATTTAGACTATTTTGATGTCTTCAAAACAAGTGACTTTTGGTCCTATAGACAAACCTTAGTGCTACGCCAAGTAATTAATAGTCCTATAGTTT
The Natranaerofaba carboxydovora genome window above contains:
- a CDS encoding response regulator — encoded protein: MNDNQTNNIRVLLADDHILFRSGLKKIIDMENNLEVCGEAQNGEEVLEKVKLLKPDVVLMDINMPYINGVEATREVKESYPDVKIIALTIHDDEEYLFEIVKEGASGYLLKDVDTPTLARAIEEVANGNCFIHPNVTHKLLGGFNRLAKNSPGLIKGNNLSEEDCDLTIREREILGLLAKGYSNNDLSEELGISEKTVKNHVSSILRKLDVSDRTQAVVTAFKNGLVEL
- a CDS encoding sensor histidine kinase, whose protein sequence is MPEKIAYSKNKIEGLDFNSIDEVLKKTISSIQDGKVQIFEITESARNEHEQLKRDLIKLKNQTTEVIKEVDKLEKKYYRSRLKLAEVSKNFDTYLEKNIKEAYEQANDLRAKLNVMKEREYQIRHKRNETEMRLRNLKKTIEKAEKIMNQLGVIESYLSQGLGGLQETLQDLEKRKDIGTKIIRAQEEERRRVAREIHDGPAQSLANMVFRAEYCEKLIDAGEKPKTIKEELAELKAQVRENLKDVRKIIFDLRPMTLDDLGLVPAIRRLIQGVEEDTNIKGELKVFGEEQRFNRDLEIALFRTVQEALNNIKKHSEAKTFWIKAEFGEDKVQINIRDDGKGFDSNWELENIKSEKFGLTNMRERVMSLGGDININSKHQKGTRISIKVPIPGVEEGEEVYYE